The following proteins are encoded in a genomic region of Pan troglodytes isolate AG18354 chromosome 2, NHGRI_mPanTro3-v2.0_pri, whole genome shotgun sequence:
- the RNF7 gene encoding RING-box protein 2 isoform X2 yields the protein MADVEDGEETCALASHSGSSGSKSGGDKMFSLKKWNAVAMWSWDVECDTCAICRVQVMVVWGECNHSFHNCCMSLWVKQNNRCPLCQQDWVVQRIGK from the exons ATGGCCGACGTGGAAGACGGAGAGGAAACCTGCGCCCTGGCCTCTCACTCCGGGAGCTCAGGCTCCAAGTCGGGAGGCGACAAGATGTTCTCCCTCAAGAAGTGGAACGCGGTGGCCATGTGGAGCTGGGACGTGGAGTGCGATACGTGCGCCATCTGCAGGGTCCAGGTGATGG tggtCTGGGGAGAATGTAATCATTCCTTCCACAACTGCTGCATGTCCCTGTGGGTGAAACAGAACAATCGCTGCCCTCTCTGCCAGCAGGACTGGGTGGTCCAAAGAATCGGCAAATGA
- the RNF7 gene encoding RING-box protein 2 translates to MADVEDGEETCALASHSGSSGSKSGGDKMFSLKKWNAVAMWSWDVECDTCAICRVQVMDACLRCQAENKQEDCVVVWGECNHSFHNCCMSLWVKQNNRCPLCQQDWVVQRIGK, encoded by the exons ATGGCCGACGTGGAAGACGGAGAGGAAACCTGCGCCCTGGCCTCTCACTCCGGGAGCTCAGGCTCCAAGTCGGGAGGCGACAAGATGTTCTCCCTCAAGAAGTGGAACGCGGTGGCCATGTGGAGCTGGGACGTGGAGTGCGATACGTGCGCCATCTGCAGGGTCCAGGTGATGG ATGCCTGTCTTAGATGTCAAGCTGAAAACAAACAAGAGGACTGTGTTG tggtCTGGGGAGAATGTAATCATTCCTTCCACAACTGCTGCATGTCCCTGTGGGTGAAACAGAACAATCGCTGCCCTCTCTGCCAGCAGGACTGGGTGGTCCAAAGAATCGGCAAATGA
- the RNF7 gene encoding RING-box protein 2 isoform X1 — protein MADVEDGEETCALASHSGSSGSKSGGDKMFSLKKWNAVAMWSWDVECDTCAICRVQVMDEGIGVHNWSEALNLINASEMGFDRRSGSTALAFPSVSLASHQPCLDDRQ, from the exons ATGGCCGACGTGGAAGACGGAGAGGAAACCTGCGCCCTGGCCTCTCACTCCGGGAGCTCAGGCTCCAAGTCGGGAGGCGACAAGATGTTCTCCCTCAAGAAGTGGAACGCGGTGGCCATGTGGAGCTGGGACGTGGAGTGCGATACGTGCGCCATCTGCAGGGTCCAGGTGATGG atgagggaattgGAGTTCATAATTGGTCCGAGGCCCTGAACCTAATAAATGCCAGTGAAATGGGATTTGACCGTAGATCTGGCTCCACAGCCCTCGCTTTCCCCTCTGTCTCACTGGCTTCTCACCAGCCTTGTCTGGATGACCGTCAGTAG
- the RNF7 gene encoding RING-box protein 2 isoform X3 has translation MADVEDGEETCALASHSGSSGSKSGGDKMFSLKKWNAVAMWSWDVECDTCAICRVQMPVLDVKLKTNKRTVLWSGENVIIPSTTAACPCG, from the exons ATGGCCGACGTGGAAGACGGAGAGGAAACCTGCGCCCTGGCCTCTCACTCCGGGAGCTCAGGCTCCAAGTCGGGAGGCGACAAGATGTTCTCCCTCAAGAAGTGGAACGCGGTGGCCATGTGGAGCTGGGACGTGGAGTGCGATACGTGCGCCATCTGCAGGGTCCAG ATGCCTGTCTTAGATGTCAAGCTGAAAACAAACAAGAGGACTGTGTTG tggtCTGGGGAGAATGTAATCATTCCTTCCACAACTGCTGCATGTCCCTGTGGGTGA